The Solirubrobacter pauli sequence GGAGCCCGACGCGGTCGCGGTCGAGCTGCGCGAGACGCATCGCATGCTGCTTGGTCGCTTCCTGCTCGCCCCGGGGACGGTCCTGTCGGCAAGCACGCTCGCCGACGACGTCTGGGGTGAGGACCGTGAGCTCAAGCGCCGCTCGAACAGCGTGCAGGTCGCCATCGGACAGCTGCGTCAGAGGCTCAACGACTCGGGGCCCGCCTGGCGGGTGATCAACACGGTCGGCGCCGGGTATCGCCTCGTGGTCAACGACGCGATGCGGCTCGACGCCGAGCGCTTTCGGGCACTCGCAGGACGAGGCAAGGCGCTGTCGGAGTCGCAGCCGCGCGTCGCCCGGGCGATGCTCCAGGAGGCCTTGGCGTGTTGGCGTGGCCCGGTCCTGGGCGACCACGGCCGGCTGCACTGGGCGATCGGCCACGCGACCGAGCTCGAGATCCTGCGCAACCGCGCCGAGACCGACTTCAACGACGTGCGGCTCCTCCTGCACGAGTACGACGGGCTCGAAAGCACGTTGCGCCGGCAGATCCACGAGCACCCGGCGGATGAGCGCCGGCGGGCGCAGCTCATTCGCGCGCTCGACGGCGCCGGCCGTACCGCGGAGGCCGGCCTCGCATACCGGGATGCGGTGCGCGACCTCGGTGCGCTGGGTGCTGAGCTGCGACGGCTCGGCGAGCGGATCGGCCGTGGGCAGCGTGCCGACGACACGCGGATCTCCACCGTCGTGCACGCGCCGTTCGACGGTGCCCTGCTCTGCGCCAGGCTCGGCCCGACGCGCGATCCGGCCGGGCCTCGCCTCGGCACGACGGCGCTCCTCGTGGACCGCTGGGGCGGTGCGGCCCACGTGGTCGGTGACGACGAGCTCGTCGCGTGGTTCGAGGACCCGGGCGCGGCCATCCACGCCGCCGACGCGCTGGTCGCCGATGAGCGGCTGCGGCCCGCGATCGCTGTGCACGCCGGTCCATTGGTGCGGTTGGGCGATCTGATCGCCGGCGCCGGCCCGTCCCGCGCGCGTCTCCTCGCGGAGGCCGCCCATCCGGGACAGGTGCTCGTGTCCGAGGAAGCGCGGGCGCGGTGCAAGACCGGGCGGCCGCTGCGGAACCTCGGAGCGCAACGGTTCGCCGACCTTCTCCCGGGCGAGCCACTCTACGAGTTCGGCGGTGCACAGAGCGAGCCCTTCCCGGCGCCTGAGACCCTCGACGTCGGGTTGCACAACCTGCCGGTCCAGCAGACGACGTTCGTCGGCCGTCGGCGCGCGCTGACCGACATCTCGCGGCTCCTGTCCCTCGGGCAGCTTGTGACCGTCCTCGGGGCGGGCGGATGCGGGAAGACGCGCCTCGCGCTGCAGGTGGCCGCGAACCGGTTGCCCTTCTTCCATGACGGTGCGTGGTTCGTCGAGCTCGGGCAGCTCGAGACCGGCGCGGACGTCGAGACGCTCGCGATCGCCGCAGGCGGGCAACTCGGCGTTCGCCCGCTGCCTGACGAGCTTGCCTCCTCCGCGCTCGTCCGGCATCTCTCCGACCGTGCCCTGCTGCTGGTGCTCGACAACTGCGAGCACGCGCTGGCCGGCTGCGTCGAGCTCGTGTCGCAGATCCGGAGGTCCTGCCCCCGTGTCTGCGTCCTCGCGACCAGCCGTCAGCCTCTGCGGCTCGCGGGCGAGCGCGTCGTCGAGCTGCCCGCCATGGACCTCACGCACGCGAGTCCGGACGCGCTTCCCGAGGCCGTTCAGCTGCTGCTCGAGCGGTCCGGTCCGCTCGCCGGCGACGCGCGCGCGACCGTGCACGCCGCGACCCGGATCTGTCGGGCCGTCGAGGGCTCGCCGCTCGGCATCGAGCTCGCCGCCGGGCTCGTGGCCACGCGTGGGCTCGTGAACGTCGCCGATGACCTCGACACGCAGGTGCTCGGAGATCGGGTGCCGGACTTCTCCGATCCTGCACGCCCGCCGCGCCAGCGGACGATCGAAGCCACGATCCGTTGGAGTCACGAGTTGCTCGACGCGCGCGCGAGACGTGTGCTGCATCGGCTCGCGGTGTTTCGAGGCTCGTTCGCGCTCGCCGAGGCGCAGGCGGTCGCCGGCGGCGACGACGAGGTCGGGCACGTGTTCGACGCGCTGATCGAGCGGTCGATGCTGACCGCCGAGCGGGCGGTCGCCGGTGAGCCGCGCATGCGCCTCGGCCAACCCATCCGCGCGTTCGCGCTGGCTCGAGCCACCGACGACGAAGTCGAGCGCGTGCGTCGCCGACATGCCGAGGCGTTCCGAGACCTGGTCACGCGGATCGCGCCACGGCTGTTCGGCCCGGACGAGCAGATCGCGCTCGAGCGTCTCGAAGCGGATCACGACAACTTCCGCGCGGCGCTCGCGTGGATGATCGAGGACGGGGATGTCGACGGCGCCCTGACCCTCGTCGGTGGGCTCTGGTGGCTGTGGTTCTCCCATGGCCACTTCGAGGAAGGCGCGGGGTGGACGCAACAGGTCCTGGCGATGGATGAGCGCCCGTCGCAGCGGCGGGTACGCGCGCTGCGCGCCGGCTCGCACCTGTCCTGGTGGCGCGGTGACTACGCGCAGACCCGGGCGTACAACCACGCGCTCGAAGCCTGTGCCCGAGAGCTGGGGGACGAGTGGGGCCTCGCCTGGGCGGCGCTCGGCGTCGGCGCCGCCCAGATGTTCCCGGACCCGGAGGGCTCGCTACCCCGGTTCGAGGAGAGCCGGAGCCGCTTCCAACGTCTTGGACGTGACTGGGAGGCGGCGTACGCGCAACAGCTCGTCGCCGCGTCGCATTGGTTCCGCGGCGACGAGAGAGCCGCCGGGCGCGCGTACCTCCAAGCCGCGGACGAGTTCGAGCGGCTCGAGCACGGCTCCGTCCTCGCCTCGGTGCGTCGCGGCGCCGGCCTGATGGCCGCGCGTTGCGGGCAGCTCGGCCGCGGCGAGGCGCTCTGCGAGGCCGCGCTGCGGTTCACGGACGCGATCGGCGACCGGGCGGGCAGTGCCCAGGCGTTGAACTTCCTCGCCGCGATCAGTCGCGGCGCGGGCGAGTTCACGAGTGCGCTCGAGCGGTACGCGGAGGCGCTCAAGCACGCCCGTGAAGTCGGCGAGCTGTGGGCGACGTGCTCGGCGCTGGACGGCATCGCCGGCGCCGCCCAGCGGCGCGAAGAGAACGAGCTCGCCGCACGTCTGCTCGCCTGCTCGGGACGGCTGGCCGAACGCTCGGGCTATCGGCCTTCGGTGGCTGATCGCCAGCTCCGCGAGCAAGACCTGGCGCGAGTGCGGGAGGCCCTCGACAGCCGCGACTTCGACCGAGCGCTGGCCGAGGGCGAGCTGATGAGCGTGGGTGAGGCCGTCGCATCCGCCTTGGCGTTCGCCGAACGCGCCGTCTGAGCGCGGCGTCAGCGGTTCTTCAGCGTCGCCCTGTGGAGTGCTCCACGCACGGCAACCCCAAGGAGGGTCGGATGGAGTACAACCCGGAGAAGACCAACGCCAACACGAGCGGCAACCTGCCGCCGAAGGACAAACCGGTCGACCCGAAGATCGCGAAGGGCCTCGGCAGCACGGCGCTCGGCGGCGGCAAGAAGTGAACGTGACGCTGTGGCCGGGGGGCGCGTTCCCCCCGGCCCGGCGGCGATCCCGCCGATCGGTCTGACCATGGGGTTCTTCTCGCGCGGCCCCGCGCGTCGCCCGCCGTACCTGTCCGCGACGCCGGCTGATCTGCGCCGGCTCGGCGAGCTGGCGTTCGGCGGGGAGAGCCCGTACCCGCCCGGCGTCAACGCCTTCCCGCCGGGTGAGCTGGATGGCTACGCGATGCACTTCCTCAAGGTCGCCGGATATCCGCCGATGGACTCGCCGCAGGGCCGCCAGGCGCAAGGCCAGTTCCTCGACGAGCTCGAGGCGGCCGCCGCGTCGGCCGGGGCGTGGGCCTACGTCGGCGCGATCTTCGTCGGCTGGAACGCGCTCACCGGGTCGTTCCTGGAAGACCCGCGCTACCGGCGCGTGGCCGATCGTGGCCTCGACACGCTGCGACGTGACGGCGTCTCCTACACGGCGATCCCGCCGTTCGCGCTCGACTGCTGGACGCAGGCCCACGGCTACGAGGGCAGCCACCCGGCCGGCTGGCCGACCGCGCTGGCCGACCTGCCGATCCCGAACGAGGACGAAGCGCCGCCGGTGAAGGACCTGGCGGACGGCGAAGCGCGCCGCCTCGCCCAGGCACCGGCCGCCCCCGCGAACTCGATCTACGCGGAACGCCGGCCCGACGGCACCGTGCAGGCGGTGGTCGAGGGCGTCGACCCGGACACCGGTGTGCTTCGCCGCTGGGACTGGGACGGGCTCAGCGCCCCGAGCTATCCCGCGTTCCTACGGGAGCTCGGCGAGCGTCTCGTCACGCACTCGTACTGGGCGCACGACGACCTGATCCCGTACTTCCCGTGCCGGCGTCGCTCGCGCGACCAGATGCGCGTCGAGGCCGGCGCGTTCCAGGCCGGAGCCCGGTAGCGCGTGTCCCGGCCGGTCGAGCACGCGGAGGTCGGCGGTGCCGCGGACCAGCTGATGCGTCGCGTCCTCAATGAGGTCGACGGGCTCCGCGCCCGGGTGCTGCGCGACGCGGACGACATCCGCAAGCTCCGCGACGACGTGCGCACCGCCCTGATCGAGGTCGAGCAGCGTGCTCGCGAGCACGTCGGCGCGTTCGTCCCGCGGGATCTCGGGGAGAGCATGCGTCGCGACCTCCAGCACGCGTTCGGCCGGGAGCTGCCGCGGCGCCGGCCGCCGCAGCCCCCGCCCACGACGTTCGACGAGGCACGCCAGGAATGGAACGGCCTCGTCGCCTTCGCGCAGGACGACGTCCGCGGCCTGATCGCCGCCAGACGCGCGTGGGACCAGAAGCTCGTCAAGCGCCGCAAGACGATGCCGACCGTCGGTGAAGCGCTCTGGACGGTGACCGTGCGGCTGTCGGAGATCCACGCCGCGCTGCCGGCCCTGCGCGAGAGGTACGTCACCGAGCGGCTCGACGCGAAGGCGGATCTGAACGGCGAGCTCAACGTGGAGATCGCCCGTCGCGCGCAGGTGATGGACGAGGTGTTCAGCGCTTCGCGGCGGGTGCTCGCCGAGGCCGAGCGAGCTGCGGGCCTGCCCGGCGCGGACTGGTCGGACCCGGGCTGGCGACAGGCGGCGCCGGCCGGCGCCCTCCAGCGCATGATCCGCGCGGGGGAGATCGACCCGCGGCTGCCGGCGTCCTCGGGCATCACGCGGCTTCCGCTCCTCCTCAGCCACCCGCTCACGTCGGGCGTCGCCATCGCGAGTGGCGTCGCGCGACGCCAGGAAGCGATCGATCTCGCGCGCTCGCTCGCGCTGCGGTCACTGGCCGCGACCCCACCGGGCAAGCTGCGCTTCATCTTCGTCGACCCGGTCTCGCTCGGCCAGTCGGTCGCGGACTTCCGGCACCTCGCGGAGTACGACACCCGCCTGGTGGACACGAAGACGTGGACCACCGAGCGGGAGATCGAGACCAAGGTGCATGAGCTCGCGGCCCATCTCGAGGTCGTCATCTCGACCTATCTGCGCGGGCAGTTCGACTCGATCGAGGACTACAACCGCCAGGCCGGCGAGGTGGCCGAGCCCTACCGGGTGCTCGTCGTCCTCGACTACCCGACCGGCTTCTCGGCCGCGGCCGCGCGCCAGCTGCTGAGCCTGATCGAGAACGGCACCCGCTGCGGCGTGCACGTGATCCTCCAGCACGACCCTGAGCGCGGCTCGGTCGGCGAGGTGCCGCTCGCGCGCCTGACGCACTCCATGCAGCGCATCGACTTGACCACGACCGTGGGGCGGGTGATCCTGCCCGCCCCGATCGGCGAGGTCGCGGCGGATTTCGTGCCGGACGGGCTACCGCGGATGACGTTCACCGCGGACGGGCGTGCGGAGACGCCGACGGCGCAGCTCCTGCTCCGCGTCGGTGCCGAAGCGCGGCGGGCGCCGTCCGGGCCTGTGACGCTGCGCCAGGTGGTGCCGATCGTCAACCGGCTCGTCGCCACCGACCTGTCGTCGCAGGTCCCGGCGGTCCGGCCCGGCGCCCCGGATCTCGATCCAGCGGACTCGGCGACGTGGTGGAACGCGACCACCGCGACCGGCGCGTGCGCGCCGATCGGACGGTCGGGCGCGCACGACATCGCCGCCCTCTACTTCTCCTCGACGGAGATCGCCGGCGGCGCGATCGTCGTCGGCCTGCCGCGAACCGGCAAGAGCACGGCGCTCCACGCCGCGATCGTCTCGTTGGCGATGGTCTATCCACCGGAGGAGCTCGAGCTCTACCTCGTCGACAGCAAGCACGGTGTCGAGTTCAAGGTCTACGAGCACCTGCCGCACGCCCGTCTCGTGTCGATCAACAGCGAGCGCGAGTTCTCGGTCAACGTGCTCCAGAGCCTCGACGGCGAGATCCGCCGGCGCGCGGAGCTGATGAAGCGCGAGACCGCCGGCAAGGCGAACATCACGGAGTACCGGAGCACGACGGGCAAGGCGATGCCGCGGATCGTCCTGTTCATGGACGAGTTCCACGAGCTGTTCGAGGAGGACGATGCGCTCGGCCAGGCTGCGTTCCGGGCGTTCAGCAACATCGTCCGGCAAGGTCCGTTCGCGGGCGTCCATGTCGTCGTCTCGTCGCAGACGCTGTCGAGCATGCCGGCGATGGACCGGTCCACGCTCGCGCTGCTGCCGATGCGCGTCGCCTTCATGTGCAACGACGCCGACGCGGACCTCGTGATGGGCGACCTCAACCGCGAGGTCCGCGCGCTCACGCAGCAGGGCGAGGGCATCTTCAACCCCGCGCGCGGAGAGCCTTCGCACAACAAGCCGTTCCGTGGCCTGTACATCCCCTCCGACGAGCGCGGCCTGCTGCTCACCGAGATCGGGCAGAAGGCCGCGCGGGCCGGGATCACCCGCGTCCCGCGCGTGTTCGACGGCGATCGTCTCGCGCAGCGCCCTTCCGCGTGGCCTCAGGTCAGCGCCGGTCGGCCGGTGCTCGCCCTCGGCGAGCCGTTCGACCTGGATCCGTACGCCGGCATCGCGCTGCGCCGCGGCCGCGGCAGCAACGTGCTGCTCCTGGGCTCGGCCGCCGACGACGCCGACGCGGACCCGGCGGTCGCGGCCGCCCTGCAGTCGTGCGTGGCCGGAGCGAAGGTTAACGGGATGGCGGTCCAAGTCATCGACTTCATCGGCGACACCGAACCTGCGGAAGGGCTCGACCTGCTGGAGCTGTGCGAGGCGCTCTCGGTGTCGTACCGGCGCGCATCCGGGTTCCTCGGCGAGCTGGAGGCGACGTTGGGGGAGGTGGAGACGCGGCGACGCGCTGAGGACTACCGCCGGCCCGGGCGGCTGCTCGTGCTCAACGGGATCCACCGGGCGTTCGACCTCGCTCCGGAGGACCCGTACGCCGACCCGGACGATCCACCCCGGCCCGGCACGCTGCTCGCACGCGTCGTGCGCGACGGTCCGGAGGTCGGCTGCCACACAGCCGTGCTGGTCGACAGCCTGGTGCAGTTCGAACGCAAGGCCGGTCGCGATCTGCTGTCCGAGTTCGAGTGGTGCGTCACCGGAAGCGACGCGACCGTGGCCGAGATCACGACCGTCACCGACGTCTACAACGCGCCGGCGGTCCGCTCGAGCCAGTTGTTGCTCGCCGACCGCGCCGGCGGAAAGCAGCGCCGGATCCGTGCCTATCCGCGCCACACGATCAAGTCATTGCCCAGGTCTGACCACAGGAGCAGCACATGAGCGACGCCGTCGTCGCCGACCCGGACGACGTCAAGCGACTCGCGCGCGAGCTCGAGACGTACCGGTCGAAGATCCAGGACGCGAGCAAGCAGGCGCAGAACGCGATCAACCGAGCGAACTGGAAGGATCGCCAGAAGCAGCAGTTCGAGGACAAGTTCCGCGACTTCCAGCGCCAGACGGACCGCTTCGTCGACGCGCAGGTCAAGGACTTCGTCAAGCAGCTGAACGCGCTGGCGCACGACCTCGAGAAGGCACGGAGCCACCGGTTCTGATGGCGGCTCCCGTCGATGCTCGCGTCAGCGCCGTGCGCACCTTGGCGGACGGTTTGACGACCTACCAGCGCGGGTTCCAGGCCGCGATCGCGTCCGCACGCTCGGACATGACCCGTGCGGTCGCCGATTTCCAGGTGGCGACGGCACGGAGCCAGGCCTCGTTCGACCGCGCGGCCCGCGAAGCCGCGGCGCGAGAAGCTGAGCTGGCTCGCTGCACCGAGCGCTGCGAGGACCTGGCACGCGCCCACGCGCGGGCGGTCGTGCACCGTGACGAGTGCCGCCGGCACCGGGATCGGCACAAGCAGGCGCTCGCGAAGGTCGAACGGGCGGCGGAGGATCTGTTGGCGACGATCCAGGCCGTCGAGGGCGCGGCCGGCCAGACGATCCCGCGCGGGCGCAAGCACATCCAGGAGTACGCGACGATCCTCGATCAGTACCTGCAGCGGAGCGCGTCATGAGCGAGCTGCGCCAGGCGCTCACGAGCCAGCGCGAAGCGTTGCAGGCGCTCACGCACAGCCGGGCCTCGGCCGGGGCGTGGGTGGACGGCCAGCGCGCGAGCCTGGACAAGCACTGCCTCGATCCGCTGGCAGCGGACGGGCGTCGGTTGTACGAGGCGATGAAGCACGCGTCCCAGGAGATCCTGGCGGCACAGCGGATGCTGGCGCCATGATCGGGCCGAAGACCGAGGCGGCGTTGCAGCGCGCGGACCTGTGGCCGCCCAGCTCGGAGACGAGAGAGCTGATCCAGCTCGGGCTGATGCGGATGGGCGCCGGCGACGACGACGTGCTCGAGATCACGCGTGCGTTCTGGCGAACCGAGACGCACGGCGGCCAGAGCGTCCTCATCCTCACGCGGACCCAGCAGTGCGCCGTGCTGGAACCGGTGTCGGTCGGCGTCCTGCGGCGGCGCAAGAGCCGTCCCGCGGTGCTGCAGATCAAGCACACGCAGGTCCGGGACCTGATCGACAGCAACGACGAAGGGGCGGTGATCTTCTTCGTCGGGGCGGGCGAGAACCCCGACTTCCTGCTCGCCTTCGACCGCACCGCCGAACGCGATCGCTTCTACCCATGCGTGTTCGCCGCGCAGCGCGGCGACTTCACCCGCTGGGGCTTGCAGCTCGACCCCGCGCACTACGTCGCCGACTTCGATCGCTTCTACGCGGAGCTCGTCGCCTCGGGCATCGAGGACCGACGCGCGTTGTCGCAGTGGGTCGAAGCGCAATACGAGGAGCACGCGATCGAGAGCGCGCTTGGGTTCGCGACCGCGTGGCGTGGCGCCGAGCTGGACGACCGCACGCCATCGAGATGGAACACGAGCGCCCGGGTCGGCCGGATCGCTCAGCCCGCACCCTGGGACCACCACCCCCAGAGTCACCGGCTGTTCGTGCGTCTGGGCGAGCAGCTCTACGACGACGGCCTGCTCGGCCCGCCGTACGACGAACGCAGCTTCGACACCGGCGAGCCGTTGAGCTCGGGCGATGCCGGCCCCGCACGGCTGCTCGCGCTGATGTGGCTCGCGGCGTTCGCGCACGAGCTCCGCGACCACCGCGCGACGGAGTTCATCGGGGCGGCGCGACCGTACCTGCGCTCGGTTCCCGCGCAGGTCTTCTCGGGGGCGCTGCGGACGGCGTGGGCCGACATCGCGTCCCTTCCGGATCCGGAGGAGCCACGCGAGCTCGAGATCTGGGAGGACACCGAGGTCGCGATGATCTGCAAGCCGCAGGACGGTGCCGTGCGCTACGACACCAGCGCCCTGGGACCGGTCGATCGCGCGCACGTCGAACGGTTCCTGCAGAGCTTGAGCACGATCGACGAACAGGCGGGCTGCATCGCAGCCGCGCTCGCCGCCGTCAACGCCTACGAGGAGCTCTCCCCGCTGGCACCCGTCGGATGGCGCAAGCTGCTCGTGTACCACGCGTCCGAGCTGGCGCACCACGTCTGGCGCCGGTTCGGCCTCGACCACGAGACCGCGATGCTCGCGCAGTGGGTCGTCGTGACGATCGGCGCGCAGGGCTGGGGACCGGACGGCAACTCCAGCCCGCTCGGCCAGCACCACTCCTACGCCATGCACCTCGCGGGCGAGACGACGGTCGGGCTGCTGGTGATCGACCCGGAGACTGGGCGCGCGTCGGTCCCGACCGGGGACGAAGCGCGCCGCGCCGCGGACAGAGGAGCGTTCTGATGTTCGAGTGGGGGCTGGAGTGATGAAACGGTGGTTCACGCGGGCTACGGCCCGGAGCGACGGCGCGGTTCCCGCGCACGTCGTGGCCCTGCTCCCGGCATCGACGCGGTGCTCGACGGGTTGCAGGCGGCGGCGCTCGACGCCGCCGACCGCAGGGCGGCGACGATCGGCGCCTACGGGCTGTTCGGCGAGCTCGAACCGGAGTCGCGCGACCCGCGGTTCCTGTCCCTGTTGGACGACACGCTGGAGCAGATCCGCGCCGCCGGGCTCTCCAGTGGGCATCTCAACCGGTATGAGGCGGACCGGTGGATCGAGCTCCACGGCGAGCTGCGGTCGAGCTTCGACCGGGTCTTCGAGGTCGAGGTCCCGGATGTCGCGGACCTCCCGTCCGCCCGTCCCCTGATGCGCGGAGACGTCCGCCGGCTCGCGCTCACGGAACCGCTGCCGTTCGGCAACGCGTTCTTCGCCGAGCACCGGCAGGACGGCACCTTCGTCGTGTTCTCCGAGCGCATCTACAGCCACGAGGACCCCACGCGCTCGCGGTACGACGAGCACCATCTCG is a genomic window containing:
- a CDS encoding AfsR/SARP family transcriptional regulator codes for the protein MPEVDYSILGPLAVRLEPDAVAVELRETHRMLLGRFLLAPGTVLSASTLADDVWGEDRELKRRSNSVQVAIGQLRQRLNDSGPAWRVINTVGAGYRLVVNDAMRLDAERFRALAGRGKALSESQPRVARAMLQEALACWRGPVLGDHGRLHWAIGHATELEILRNRAETDFNDVRLLLHEYDGLESTLRRQIHEHPADERRRAQLIRALDGAGRTAEAGLAYRDAVRDLGALGAELRRLGERIGRGQRADDTRISTVVHAPFDGALLCARLGPTRDPAGPRLGTTALLVDRWGGAAHVVGDDELVAWFEDPGAAIHAADALVADERLRPAIAVHAGPLVRLGDLIAGAGPSRARLLAEAAHPGQVLVSEEARARCKTGRPLRNLGAQRFADLLPGEPLYEFGGAQSEPFPAPETLDVGLHNLPVQQTTFVGRRRALTDISRLLSLGQLVTVLGAGGCGKTRLALQVAANRLPFFHDGAWFVELGQLETGADVETLAIAAGGQLGVRPLPDELASSALVRHLSDRALLLVLDNCEHALAGCVELVSQIRRSCPRVCVLATSRQPLRLAGERVVELPAMDLTHASPDALPEAVQLLLERSGPLAGDARATVHAATRICRAVEGSPLGIELAAGLVATRGLVNVADDLDTQVLGDRVPDFSDPARPPRQRTIEATIRWSHELLDARARRVLHRLAVFRGSFALAEAQAVAGGDDEVGHVFDALIERSMLTAERAVAGEPRMRLGQPIRAFALARATDDEVERVRRRHAEAFRDLVTRIAPRLFGPDEQIALERLEADHDNFRAALAWMIEDGDVDGALTLVGGLWWLWFSHGHFEEGAGWTQQVLAMDERPSQRRVRALRAGSHLSWWRGDYAQTRAYNHALEACARELGDEWGLAWAALGVGAAQMFPDPEGSLPRFEESRSRFQRLGRDWEAAYAQQLVAASHWFRGDERAAGRAYLQAADEFERLEHGSVLASVRRGAGLMAARCGQLGRGEALCEAALRFTDAIGDRAGSAQALNFLAAISRGAGEFTSALERYAEALKHAREVGELWATCSALDGIAGAAQRREENELAARLLACSGRLAERSGYRPSVADRQLREQDLARVREALDSRDFDRALAEGELMSVGEAVASALAFAERAV
- a CDS encoding FtsK/SpoIIIE domain-containing protein is translated as MSRPVEHAEVGGAADQLMRRVLNEVDGLRARVLRDADDIRKLRDDVRTALIEVEQRAREHVGAFVPRDLGESMRRDLQHAFGRELPRRRPPQPPPTTFDEARQEWNGLVAFAQDDVRGLIAARRAWDQKLVKRRKTMPTVGEALWTVTVRLSEIHAALPALRERYVTERLDAKADLNGELNVEIARRAQVMDEVFSASRRVLAEAERAAGLPGADWSDPGWRQAAPAGALQRMIRAGEIDPRLPASSGITRLPLLLSHPLTSGVAIASGVARRQEAIDLARSLALRSLAATPPGKLRFIFVDPVSLGQSVADFRHLAEYDTRLVDTKTWTTEREIETKVHELAAHLEVVISTYLRGQFDSIEDYNRQAGEVAEPYRVLVVLDYPTGFSAAAARQLLSLIENGTRCGVHVILQHDPERGSVGEVPLARLTHSMQRIDLTTTVGRVILPAPIGEVAADFVPDGLPRMTFTADGRAETPTAQLLLRVGAEARRAPSGPVTLRQVVPIVNRLVATDLSSQVPAVRPGAPDLDPADSATWWNATTATGACAPIGRSGAHDIAALYFSSTEIAGGAIVVGLPRTGKSTALHAAIVSLAMVYPPEELELYLVDSKHGVEFKVYEHLPHARLVSINSEREFSVNVLQSLDGEIRRRAELMKRETAGKANITEYRSTTGKAMPRIVLFMDEFHELFEEDDALGQAAFRAFSNIVRQGPFAGVHVVVSSQTLSSMPAMDRSTLALLPMRVAFMCNDADADLVMGDLNREVRALTQQGEGIFNPARGEPSHNKPFRGLYIPSDERGLLLTEIGQKAARAGITRVPRVFDGDRLAQRPSAWPQVSAGRPVLALGEPFDLDPYAGIALRRGRGSNVLLLGSAADDADADPAVAAALQSCVAGAKVNGMAVQVIDFIGDTEPAEGLDLLELCEALSVSYRRASGFLGELEATLGEVETRRRAEDYRRPGRLLVLNGIHRAFDLAPEDPYADPDDPPRPGTLLARVVRDGPEVGCHTAVLVDSLVQFERKAGRDLLSEFEWCVTGSDATVAEITTVTDVYNAPAVRSSQLLLADRAGGKQRRIRAYPRHTIKSLPRSDHRSST